The nucleotide window CCTCGTGTGCTTGGTCTCGTACCTATAAACGTTAACTATCTGATACACCTTGAACGGCAAATCGGCGTGAGACCTTATCCACAGCGCGAACATCGAGTACATTGCAGTTTCACTAGTTGGCCTCAAGATTAACTTAACATCCAAGGGCTCATGACCGGCATGGGTTATCCAAAATACCTCCCCTTCAAATCCAGCTATATGCTCGGCCTCTTTTTTGAACTCAGTTTCTGGAATTAGAGCAGGGAAAAGCACCTCTTGGTGACCGGTTCTCTCCATCTCTTCGTGAATGAACTTCTCAATGTTCTTCATTATCTTAAGTCCATATGGAAGCCACACGTTCATACCTTTTACTGGGTACCTCTTATCGAGAATGCCTGCTTCCTCTATAACCTCATTAAACCACTCGCTAAAATTCTCACTCCATCTCTTCCTCTCCACCATGCAACCACCTAAACTTAGCCAACATTTTTAATTTTTAATCTTTCGTTATCGTTTTAATCTAGGGTTCAAATCTTGGTTCATGAGTAAAAGGGATGTGATACTGAGACATTCGGTGGCAAGCATAATAGCTTTAGCCCTCTTTGGGGGTAGTAGGTTCCTCTACAATATCATCATAAGTAGGAAGTTTGGACTCAACGTCTTGGGAAGTGTAAATTCCCTAATATCTCAGGCCTTCCTAATCGCCGGCTTCTTAGCATTTTTCTCAGTTGGCCTCGGAAAGTACACCGCTGAATTCTTGGGCAGAGGAGAGAAGGAGAAGGTTAAATCGATAGCATCCTTATCATTCATGTCCCCACTTTTGGGATTGAGCTTAATACCATTGAATCCAGGCCTGGCGATATTGGCAACCCTAAGGGCCATTCAGTTGACTTTGAGATCATTCATCTACGGCATGCATAAGGGAGAGTTTTACGCTTACTTAGTTTTCCTGGGATTCCTGGGCTTCCTACTTGGCTTTGCATTCGATGACCCTCTCGCCCCTTACTACCTCTTACTAGGAGCCGTATCCGTTGCCGGAGTGTTGCTATTGCTTAAGTGGAACCTACTTGGTAGGCCCAGGAAAGGGGAGGGGATAATTCTACTCAGGTACTCCTGGTGGGCGTTTTTAGGTTCAATCGCCGGCATATTCCTAATCCAAGGTCCGTACTTCATGACCGAAAAGCTCTCTTCCCAGGAAGAAGCTGGTCTAATCTCGGCGATTCTCTCGACGTCCTTTCTCCTCTCTTACCTGCCCCAAATCGTTCAATCTGCTATAGTTCCGATATTTGCCTATGACTTCGGAAAAGGCGAGCTTAGCTACTCCAGGAAGTTAGCGACTCTTGCAGTTGAAGTGCTATCGACGCTAACCGGGATTACCGTTTTCCTAATGTTAATATTTCAACCTTTGATAGAGGGTATTTTCAGGGTAAAATTCGGTTCGCTACTCCTTCCAGCCTTAATAGCCGTGGAAATATACATTGCGTACAATCCCTTGATAAATTTGCTAAGCGCAACGAAGTTCATAAAGAATTCCGCGCTCTATGCCTTAACGGGCTCCCTGGTCTCTTTAATACTCTGGATAGCCCTAATTCCCACTCATGGTTCCTTTGGAACATTGATAGGGCTAGTAATTGGCTATTCAACGGTGTTTATCTTAGTCTTACTTAAGGTTCACAAAGAATTCGCAATTAGCTTTAACGTGGCCTTAACCCTAGTTCTAGCTATAGGGCTCCAAGTATTAGGAAAAGTTACGAATCCTATCCTGGGCCTCTTGATATTTACAATTATAAAAGGGAAAAGAATTATGCTTTTCCTCCGTGATATAAGATCCTTATAATCTCTTCTGGGAGGCCTTCTGAGCGTATCCTCTCCTCTATTATTCTCTTATCGTAGTCAACCTCTATGAACTTTGCCTTCAAAGTTTCCGCGTCGATTAGGGCAAAGGTTGCCTTGTGCTCCCTTGCAGGTGGGAATCCAACGCTTCCAGGGCAAACAACCCTTCCGTACATCGTCATTGCTTCCACTGGATACCTCGGGCTCGCCACTATTAACATCTCGTACTCCTTTACTGGCCTCATTATCGCCTCGTAGTAACTAGTTGGCTGGTCTGGTAACACTTCTCCGTCGAATGGATTTATTGGGCTTCCATATACTCCGAATATTTCATTCTTTCCTATTTTATCGACGAGATAGACTGGTAGATCCCTCAAGTACTCTCTTCCCTCATGGCCTAGTTTTTCCCAAGTGTACTTTAAGCTCGCCTTCAAGTGGCTTGGTAGGTCTAGCTTATCTATGTAATCGGGCCCCTTAGCGTGGGGATCGCTCATGGCTATAAGTTGGTCATATTTACCCCTGATTATCTTAACCCTGTTGGACTTCGCTAGGTTCTTCAGGGCCTCTATAACCTCTTTGGGGTATGGGAATAAACCAACTATGTTCCCCAGGATGTAGTATTTCTCTATTTCATATCCCTCTTCCTTTAACTCCTCGATCCTTCCTAAAGCCGCCGTTAATGCAGGTAAGTTCCCGGCTATGTTAGCTAGAACCGCCACGTACGCCATTTTACCACCTCCCTTTTTTCTTACCAAAATTAACTAAAAATGTTGAGGTATTTAAACCTTTTGATTGAGAACCTTATCCCATATTTTGATGGCCATCCACTTGTCTAAAAACTCGTTGAAGGTTCCGCATTTCGGC belongs to Pyrococcus abyssi GE5 and includes:
- a CDS encoding lipopolysaccharide biosynthesis protein, which gives rise to MSKRDVILRHSVASIIALALFGGSRFLYNIIISRKFGLNVLGSVNSLISQAFLIAGFLAFFSVGLGKYTAEFLGRGEKEKVKSIASLSFMSPLLGLSLIPLNPGLAILATLRAIQLTLRSFIYGMHKGEFYAYLVFLGFLGFLLGFAFDDPLAPYYLLLGAVSVAGVLLLLKWNLLGRPRKGEGIILLRYSWWAFLGSIAGIFLIQGPYFMTEKLSSQEEAGLISAILSTSFLLSYLPQIVQSAIVPIFAYDFGKGELSYSRKLATLAVEVLSTLTGITVFLMLIFQPLIEGIFRVKFGSLLLPALIAVEIYIAYNPLINLLSATKFIKNSALYALTGSLVSLILWIALIPTHGSFGTLIGLVIGYSTVFILVLLKVHKEFAISFNVALTLVLAIGLQVLGKVTNPILGLLIFTIIKGKRIMLFLRDIRSL
- a CDS encoding metallophosphoesterase family protein → MAYVAVLANIAGNLPALTAALGRIEELKEEGYEIEKYYILGNIVGLFPYPKEVIEALKNLAKSNRVKIIRGKYDQLIAMSDPHAKGPDYIDKLDLPSHLKASLKYTWEKLGHEGREYLRDLPVYLVDKIGKNEIFGVYGSPINPFDGEVLPDQPTSYYEAIMRPVKEYEMLIVASPRYPVEAMTMYGRVVCPGSVGFPPAREHKATFALIDAETLKAKFIEVDYDKRIIEERIRSEGLPEEIIRILYHGGKA